Part of the Marasmius oreades isolate 03SP1 chromosome 5, whole genome shotgun sequence genome is shown below.
ATAAGGTCCTAATGTAATGGAAAGCAAAACTTTATACATCTAACCTGGAGGTTAATATGTTTACACTGCAGTCTTAAAGCTTCACCTGGAATTATGTATCCGACTGGACGTCGTACAGCAACCGCTGCGGTCTCCCACGAACAATGAAACCCTTCTCTCCTCCCATGTTCCTACAACGCCGTCATCTACGCCGTCTTCTTAAGGTGGTGGGTTTCTCCATTGCTACCTGGTTGATAGCTGCAGCATTATATCTGGTAATTCCGTCTCCAATCCCCGACGATACCTCGATTATCGAGTCGCTTCAAAATGGTCAAACAATAACCAGAGTGTTCGACTTTGGGACGTTCTTCCCGGTCAACGATCGCATATACTCTGACCAGAACATGAAACGTAGAGACTCATTCATAATGCAATTCAAAATTAAACGCAATTCTACCCCCGGTTCACGAACACTATTATTTGGTGGATATGCTGACGGGATTCTGGACAAAATTTTTGCAACTCTTGATAGCTCGTCATCGACCATTAAGACGCGATACCACAATATAACGCTGGGCAAACTCGATGGAACTAAAGAAAAAGTCTCTCCACCCATCGCGTTGGACATTGCAGTTGGAGGAAAGGTCGACTTGATTCCTGCGCGTGTTGGTACTGCCGATACAGCCTTGTTAGACTGGTGGCTCAGCCACGAAACAACTACTCTGAAATTCCGCGTCCGCTCGGTTCCAGCGGAAAAAGTCATTGAGATATGGCCCGACTCGAACTACAGACGGCAGGTGGGCACACTAACGATGATTACGGCGAGTTGTTGCTGAACTTTATATGATTACAGGCAACGCTAGATAGTTCTAAACCCCTCCTTTCTATTTCAGTTCATGATATCGACAGCCCtcattcattcattttcCCTCGTTCACCTGATTCCTCATCCCCGTCAACAACGTACCCAATTCGCTTGGTACTCCTCTCGTTCCTTGTTCCAATTGGAGCAATGGGAGCGCTTCTGGTCGGGTTAATAGGCGCTATCGTGTTTGGCATCTATCATTTGCTCTTCTTAGTGCTCAACATTGTTGCCCTTGGTGTCGTCTGCGTTGCCATCTATGGAATATATTGGTGGATAAAGCACGAGAGACCACGAATGTCAGTCTCGCTGGCCGATGTGCGGAATGTACTGGACACGACTTTGGCCGATGTGCGGAGGAGGAACGAGGCAGCAGCGAGAGACCAGTCAGAAATCAATTTGGAGGCTCAGGACCCTTCTTCACGTCAGGACATGGACAACAAAACACAGGGGCCATAAGTTGGATAACGTTCGTTTGAACACACTTTCATTGAGGTTTTTGTCTTGGGTCATGGACACCTTCTATGGGTAGACATTGGATTCAGAATGTAGGATTAGCCTGCCACGAGCTTGCAGTATCATTGCAGTACATAACGGCGTCTAGTGACTGGAGGGTAGGTCATCTTTTCGCCAACCGACTCCATTTCCATCTTGGATAATTAGCAGCCAGACAAGATATACTAGGGATACACAATAATAAAATTAGGATGAGACCTTCCATGTCTCTACAATCTCATTGATCGACCTTGCAGACCACCCAATACCTAAAGAAAGCGTCATTTTCGTCCCGGTGTAATGTAACACTTCTTTGATACCCATATCCAAAGCTGCAACATTGTCAGTACCATCGGGAGAGCCCACCCCTAGACACTGATTGTGAGCATCCTGACCGAGCCCTTTCAGAATCGTCAACAGGGTCGACGACGGAACAGAGTTTCTTTGAAGGTACCACGCCAATTTACGAGTGGTCAATTCATCGATGCTTCCCAGGGTCCCAAGAGAATAATCACGGAGAAGTCGAAGGAAATGAGGATCTGTTCGAATGGAATCCAACTGCTGATCGAGGAAGTAGAGCGCACCGGAGACAGTACTATCACGAAGTAATGGTGTACGTGGATTATTATCGACCCGTCCCCCAAATCTGCGATCAAACGCCCGACTATAGAATTCGGATATAAACCGTAAATCCATCAAGTTCAGAGGGAAATATCGTGAATCGATAGACATATGTCTGTATCGGAACAGCGTCAAATGCATCTGAAGGGTCTGTGGTTTTCCTTGGAGTATACTGTCGAACAAGGCGGCGTGACAGTAGGTGAAAAACAAACGCTCCCTTTCTTGAAGATCATCTCCGCAACAGAAATGATCGGCAAAGGCCATGAAGAGAGGATTGTTGGAGCAAGAAGTAATGAATTCCCATAGATCTCCAGCAGGGTGAGTTTGAGTGTCCGTTAACTGTGGATGGTCAAGGGTTGCTGCATCCCCTGCAGATGACCTCGAACGGACAAATAGGCTTCGACTACCTCGAGGATCTTCTGTATAGCTCAAGAATGCCGTTCGTCGCTTGACAAAGAGTGTTTgacttcgaagaaggcaCTCTCTATGCCGCGAGATGCCCTCGACATACAGATGGAAAGGCCAGTATCGTGGTGTATCGACTCGTATTGCCACAAGCTTCTCGAGGTCTGGAATGAGAGTAGGAGAAATCAACTGCGTGGTACCAATGTCTTTCCCCTCTCGCACAGCAATTTTGAGCGGGAGATATACGATCTCCTTAGTCTCTATGTCTCGAGCAAGCAGACACCGGGGCTCAACAGCGAGAACCCAAAGGTGGCGTAGGGCCTGAAGATAACTTTTGTTGTCAGAGGACATGCTATGAGAGCGAGGGAAGAAAGCAGCAATCATGCATGCGATAGCAGCGTTCGAAGTACCGAGCGTAAAACGACCACCGCCCAAAAATAGGAGGCCTAACGACTGATGTGTGGCTACGTGGATTCCATACTTGAACGCCGGATGATACATTGTTGACGTGTACATTCCATAGGCATACCGCAACCTCCTCAAGCATGTTATTTCACCGGTCCCAGCCATGACCATGCTCAAAGAGAttgaaatcaaattcaaaccaTCTCGAACTGCCGAACGTTTGATTCTCCACTCGAAGGCGGGGCCTACACCATCACTGTTAGCAACCAAATACAGCATTAAAATCTAGATACCCACTGTTGGAAAAGATCATTCGAGTGAAAAGATCATAATATCTTATTAAGATCTTGTACGCTTCTTGACGCGCCGTACCTGCGTACTTTAGGCCAATCGCAAAACAACATCCAGAGATGACATTGTAATACGCCAACTCCCAGACATCAGAGATTGTATTCGCGAATTTCCCTCTGTTCTCTATTCCAGCTCGTATCCGCCCAGGCACCTGAGTCGAGATCCATTCTTGCGTTGGAGCTATCTTGTTCCACATGATCAGTGCCCGCGCTAGTGTTCGAAGTAACAAGAAGCTAGGTTGAATCCGGTTCAAGGCAAGTACGGTATCTGGGGTAGCAAGCATGTCTGCAATGTCCTGGCGCTCGGTTTTGAGGTACATTAATCCAAGGGCAATACTAGCGGCCGGTGATGTCAAGTTGACATCGAACTTGACTCTCTTATCCGTCGGGATCGTGTCAAAATCACCTTGTATGTAGGTGTTTAGTCGATGGAGGAGGATGGCATCCGCAGGAATCGTACTTCCTTTTCCCAACATAATCATCCCAAACGCGAGCGCTGCAGAGTACGTGTAGGCTTCTCGGTACTCGTTGCTCAGGTCAGGTTGTACAAGGTCTTTACGGCTGATTTGATTCAGACAGACGTCGGCCATCCGCCGATTTTTCGTGCCCATGTACAATAAACCCACGCCTGCTAGTCCAGCCGCTTGCGCAAGTAGAGACACATTGAGGTCAATATTGGGGGTAGGAAGGAGTGCAGGAGTGTGTACTGCCAGCAACTTGGTGACATGCTGGTTCTCATTGCCCATGTTAGCTGCCGAAAGTCCAAGCAGAACACCGATGGAGGTCAAGTCATGCTTTGGAGTCAAGTAGGAGAATGTATGCCAAGTCATCATTTCCCGTAGATGACCGGTCAGACCTAGACCAAACAGGAAGCCAGCGTGTTCCGGAGTAAGTTCGCTGGGTTTGTTGAACGCTATCCAAGAACTGTCGATGCTAGTGCACGATGAAGAGATGCGCAGAGCCGCTGCTACACCATTGTGAAATTCTCCCCAACTATACGAATCAGGTGCAATTTTGCCAGGTTCGGGTACGACGGTTATATTATGGGGCTGCAGGCGAATCGTGTACTCGAGTTTGGGTATGACAAACGCTTCGCGGGATATGTTATGAATGGTGCCAAAAGTGAACATCGCTCGTCCGTAAGGTAACGCGAGTGTCCTTTCGGCAACACGGACCACTTGGTGTTGCTGCTCTTTGGCTTGATCGTGTTCTCTACAAATGAAATTTGTCCAGTTCAAATGACACAACAAATAAGCTGAATCGCTTACGTCTGATCTGGTCGCTCGATCGACTTGAGTGATGGAATTTTGGAGGAGCAGAGAATTCTGGCCACTTCTTCTAACCTCCGGTCCTGCCCAAAACGGATGCTCGTGAATTCTTCGAGGTCCAATTCTACCCCTGTAGTTACATATTCCGATTCACCGCTGCTGGCGACCTTTGCCGCAGAACACAATTCGTTGATGGTTTGACGAGACCGCCGCGTCTAACAAATCGAAAGAAGAATCAGAAATCAAGCGTGTGACATAGGGAGGAACATACAATGTAATGCTTGACAGATAAGTAACCATCCTTAAACATCATATCAGGAATCGAACTCGCCGAAGCAGCGACGTCCTCTCTGTCAATCGCCTTGTATGCCTCCTTTGGCCAGTCCGACGGTGGCACCAACTGCATAGAACGAATCGCTTCCCTCAACGGAGCAGCTATCCCAATGGAAAGTTTACTAATAAAGTTTTCATCCATCCCAGTGTCCACCATTCGACGAACAGCCAGCTCTGCGCGTTTCAAAAGTTTCTTATTGGGATCCCCCAGAATCTCGTATACAGCGTGAATCCGCTGGAGAATGTCGAGTGGATTGACGCGGCCATATGCCCAAGATGGGCTTATACGAAGCCTTTCAGCCTGTTTAGAGGCATCGGTCCATTGCATTGGCCATTCAGGGGTGTTTATCCTGCCAAAAAGGATGGCTGATACGTCGGGCGGCCAGCAAGGGATGGCATCATCCAGGCTATCAACGGCTTTTTCGGAGACATGTTAGCCCTCGAAacaaggaaaagacaaaaagcttACGCGCAGTTGAGACCAACGGCCAGGGCAAAGAATCCATGGCCTCTGGACATAATCTCCGCCAATAGTCAGCCCATTCGGGCCTAACATAGAGCGCGATACGGCAGACCACTGTAGCGAGGCGAATCAGATCGGAATAGCGATTCACAAGCATTCGGTATTGCTCAAGAAGTGTGTGAAGGACATAGAGCCCAGCGACGAGGTAGCGGTATCTGTCATTTCCTTTAATCACAGAGAGATCATGTTTGTTCGGCCAATATGGTGATGGGTTCGGGGGTTGACTCAGACTTTGTATGACAGGATCTTCCTTGAAGCGACGGTGTGATAAAGAGGAGCCTAGAAATCTCCAAGGGTCGACAGTAGAATCCATCGGTTCCCGCTGTGGGAAGGTGATCCCACTCTCGAGGTCAAATGCGGCAAAGAAGGCTGACGCCAGGCTTTCAAACTCTATCCCCTCGGAAGTTGTAAACGAATGCTTTGACCAAGCTCGCAGAAATGAATGATGAATCTCAAA
Proteins encoded:
- a CDS encoding uncharacterized protein (BUSCO:EOG0926049S), translating into MDEGTIFLPSNQDSISSIEQHLKSHRKPDTSHQESDLLRSIRAVLHSSTPDPSDPVRSTAFLFGGNSGVEDEITWDDRVVVLSSGGVVRKKWSFGLEGQPVLWACMGWMEIGGTRSTRGSSKLTPPKLSSERPTFGPFFYAEQNRITKRDERDSRVMAVFVFLRTIGKVYTHTGNEYTFSIPFTVHRAWPISPHGLLLQRVLEPSEKMEAEITGDAILPTIFSLINPLAEPLPVGLTSGIIGGFEATSPAALKDEEENSNKPLKSLSPSEHILWVSRQGHLSPNEIVVTVDIEKGLLTVWRYVYIQPKDTPRPIGRSRTRSLVNKHRASMSGVGARATTNVPNFTEQFAGNLFDLPEFDLPPLSALPGMSPALSTTTTMASIASGSVNSGLEFMPPPPPPHPRNDPPRKRRNSLTRNELSVTMDRMALVNRGIDDVLTAPNNLRMRTAIWAEQLYVTELEPSDMQSYMSISVSIFDHRWDGERERSLLAICFPSTQILKIFTLHHGEDKRIQLMSLTQLPAISCTALRATRTQSSDLLVLKPDGRTSIMTQGTYEIPISFVPHPTCLSPEDMNVESTPAQHDHGRIASVFNRFNSSIATILTFDDGFSTRTVVDMIPRDLLTVEVLQQLALCMPADLVFEIHHSFLRAWSKHSFTTSEGIEFESLASAFFAAFDLESGITFPQREPMDSTVDPWRFLGSSLSHRRFKEDPVIQSLSQPPNPSPYWPNKHDLSVIKGNDRYRYLVAGLYVLHTLLEQYRMLVNRYSDLIRLATVVCRIALYVRPEWADYWRRLCPEAMDSLPWPLVSTAPVDSLDDAIPCWPPDVSAILFGRINTPEWPMQWTDASKQAERLRISPSWAYGRVNPLDILQRIHAVYEILGDPNKKLLKRAELAVRRMVDTGMDENFISKLSIGIAAPLREAIRSMQLVPPSDWPKEAYKAIDREDVAASASSIPDMMFKDGYLSVKHYITRRSRQTINELCSAAKVASSGESEYVTTGVELDLEEFTSIRFGQDRRLEEVARILCSSKIPSLKSIERPDQTEHDQAKEQQHQVVRVAERTLALPYGRAMFTFGTIHNISREAFVIPKLEYTIRLQPHNITVVPEPGKIAPDSYSWGEFHNGVAAALRISSSCTSIDSSWIAFNKPSELTPEHAGFLFGLGLTGHLREMMTWHTFSYLTPKHDLTSIGVLLGLSAANMGNENQHVTKLLAVHTPALLPTPNIDLNVSLLAQAAGLAGVGLLYMGTKNRRMADVCLNQISRKDLVQPDLSNEYREAYTYSAALAFGMIMLGKGSTIPADAILLHRLNTYIQGDFDTIPTDKRVKFDVNLTSPAASIALGLMYLKTERQDIADMLATPDTVLALNRIQPSFLLLRTLARALIMWNKIAPTQEWISTQVPGRIRAGIENRGKFANTISDVWELAYYNVISGCCFAIGLKYAGTARQEAYKILIRYYDLFTRMIFSNSPAFEWRIKRSAVRDGLNLISISLSMVMAGTGEITCLRRLRYAYGMYTSTMYHPAFKYGIHVATHQSLGLLFLGGGRFTLGTSNAAIACMIAAFFPRSHSMSSDNKSYLQALRHLWVLAVEPRCLLARDIETKEIVYLPLKIAVREGKDIGTTQLISPTLIPDLEKLVAIRVDTPRYWPFHLYVEGISRHRECLLRSQTLFVKRRTAFLSYTEDPRGSRSLFVRSRSSAGDAATLDHPQLTDTQTHPAGDLWEFITSCSNNPLFMAFADHFCCGDDLQERERLFFTYCHAALFDSILQGKPQTLQMHLTLFRYRHMSIDSRYFPLNLMDLRFISEFYSRAFDRRFGGRVDNNPRTPLLRDSTVSGALYFLDQQLDSIRTDPHFLRLLRDYSLGTLGSIDELTTRKLAWYLQRNSVPSSTLLTILKGLGQDAHNQCLGVGSPDGTDNVAALDMGIKEVLHYTGTKMTLSLGIGWSARSINEIVETWKVSS